The proteins below are encoded in one region of Pseudomonas sp. SCB32:
- the mraZ gene encoding division/cell wall cluster transcriptional repressor MraZ: MFRGANAISLDAKGRLAMPSRYRDELVSRCNGQLIVTIDAVDTCLTVYPLPEWELIEAKLRELPSLREETRRLQRLLIGNAVDIELDSAGRFLVPPRLREYAGLDKRAMLVGQLNKFQLWDEDKWNAVAEADLAAIKEPGGLPDELRDLIL; the protein is encoded by the coding sequence GTGTTTCGCGGAGCTAACGCCATTAGTCTCGACGCCAAAGGGCGCCTCGCGATGCCGAGTCGGTATCGTGACGAGCTCGTTTCGCGGTGCAATGGCCAGCTCATCGTCACCATCGATGCCGTCGACACCTGCCTCACCGTATACCCCCTCCCTGAATGGGAACTCATTGAAGCCAAGCTGCGTGAGCTGCCGTCGCTGCGTGAAGAAACGCGGCGCCTGCAGCGTTTGCTGATTGGTAATGCCGTGGATATTGAGCTGGATAGCGCCGGGCGCTTTCTCGTTCCGCCACGGCTTCGCGAATACGCCGGCCTGGACAAGCGGGCGATGCTGGTCGGTCAGCTGAACAAGTTCCAACTGTGGGACGAAGACAAGTGGAATGCGGTTGCCGAGGCCGATCTCGCAGCCATTAAAGAGCCCGGCGGCCTGCCGGATGAATTGCGCGACCTTATTCTGTGA
- the rsmI gene encoding 16S rRNA (cytidine(1402)-2'-O)-methyltransferase: MTLGTLYVVATPIGNLDDISARALKVLADVALIAAEDTRHSVRLLQHFGIETPLAACHEHNEREQGGRFLTKLQAGEDVALISDAGTPLISDPGYHLVRQARAAGIQVVPVPGACALIAALSAAGLPSDRFVFEGFLPAKAAGRRGRLEALLEEPRTLIFYEAPHRVLECIEDMASIFGSERPALLARELTKTFETLRGLPLGELREFVAADSNQQRGECVLLVAGKPAPEGAEAVDAQTLRVLDLLLAELPVKRAAALAAEITGARKNQLYQIALERQGKA, encoded by the coding sequence GTGACTCTTGGCACTCTCTATGTGGTGGCCACTCCCATTGGCAACCTGGACGACATCAGCGCGCGGGCGCTGAAGGTGCTGGCTGACGTGGCGCTGATTGCGGCCGAAGATACTCGTCACTCCGTGCGCCTGCTGCAGCATTTCGGCATCGAGACGCCGCTGGCGGCCTGTCACGAGCACAATGAGCGGGAGCAGGGCGGCCGCTTCCTTACCAAGCTACAAGCCGGCGAGGATGTCGCGCTGATTTCCGATGCGGGCACGCCGCTGATCTCCGATCCGGGCTATCACCTGGTGCGCCAGGCGCGTGCCGCAGGTATTCAGGTGGTGCCGGTGCCGGGTGCCTGCGCGTTGATCGCTGCGCTGTCTGCCGCCGGATTGCCGTCGGATCGCTTCGTCTTCGAGGGCTTCCTGCCGGCCAAGGCCGCAGGGCGTCGCGGTCGGCTGGAAGCGCTGCTGGAAGAGCCGCGCACGCTGATCTTCTATGAGGCGCCACACCGCGTGCTGGAATGCATCGAGGACATGGCATCGATCTTCGGCAGCGAGCGCCCGGCGCTGTTGGCGCGGGAACTGACCAAGACCTTCGAGACCCTGAGGGGGCTGCCGCTGGGCGAGTTGCGCGAATTCGTCGCCGCCGACAGCAATCAGCAGCGGGGCGAGTGTGTGCTGCTGGTGGCCGGTAAGCCGGCGCCGGAAGGCGCTGAGGCGGTGGACGCGCAAACGCTGCGCGTGCTCGATCTATTGCTGGCCGAGTTGCCGGTGAAGCGTGCGGCGGCACTGGCGGCGGAGATCACCGGAGCGCGCAAGAACCAGTTGTATCAGATCGCGCTGGAGCGCCAGGGCAAGGCTTGA